The Humulus lupulus chromosome 4, drHumLupu1.1, whole genome shotgun sequence genome has a window encoding:
- the LOC133832207 gene encoding uncharacterized protein LOC133832207 — translation MPNIDSYNGGTDPPEYLSKFNKLMLVHIVSEDAKCHIFPLTLTGSTDEWFKKHKLGSIHSLHQLPSSFKGQFIASRKVNFKVNDLANLKQGPLETLKAYIKCFKEEAAKTKRVNDGQQLMDLQDGIQFNSAVQLAGFTTMLSVGFGAASTAYGAAPTGYNAFHPIFSFATAGLTQFVAPSKTPSGSKQWGKGKGKKSKRTGATLDEKYTPQYSKYTDLVDTQEKIFLATKQQAHYRKPPPMRRDREKRDSTKFYRFDNYVGHRTNECRKIKMRSKVSSNKGTSTSMLGSAPIQPRLPLQGCLDPWSKCLRPHSSR, via the exons ATGCCAAACATCGATTCGTACAACGGAGGCACGGATCCCCCCGAATATCTCTCAAAGTTTAATAAATTGATGTTGGTCCACATCGTCTCTGAGGATGCCAAATGCCACATCTTCCCTTTAACCTTGACGGGATCAacagatgaatggttcaagaagcacaagCTTGGGTCCATTCACTCCTTGCACCAACTCCCCTCCTCCTTCAAAGGACAATTCATAGCTTCACGGAAGGTGAACTTCAAGGTTAATGATTTGGCCAACTTAAAGCAAGGACCACTTGAGACCCTTAAAGCTTACATCAAATGCTTTAAGGAGGAAGCAGCCAAGACCAAGCGGGTCAATGATGGCCAACAACTGATGGACCTACAAGATGGCATCCAA TTCAACTCTGCTGTCCAACTAGCTGGTTTCACCACAATGTTAAGTGTTGGCTTTGGTGCTGCCTCGACAGCCTATGGAGCAGCTCCCACTGGATACAATGCATTTCATCCTATATTCAGTTTTGCAACTGCGGGCTTGACTCAGTTTGTGGCACCCAGCAAGACCCCTAGTGGGAGCAAACAATGGggaaaaggcaagggcaagaaaTCCAAGAGAACTGGAGCAACTCTCGACGAGAAGTACACTCCACAATACTCCAAGTACACGGACCTGGTGGATACTCAGGAGAAAATTTTCCTAGCCACTAAGCAGCAAGCCCATTATCGGAAACCACCGCCTATGCGGAGGGATCGAGAGAAGAGAGATTCCACTAAGTTCTATCGATTTGACAATTATGTGGGGCACCGCACCAACGAGTGTAGGAAAATAAAGATGAGATCGAAAGTCTCATCAAACAagggcacctccaccagtatgCTAGGATCGGCGCCCATCCAACCCAGGCTTCCATTGCAGGGTTGCCTTGACCCCTGGTCCAAGTGCTTGCGACCTCACAGCAGCAGATAA